The following coding sequences are from one Salvia hispanica cultivar TCC Black 2014 chromosome 3, UniMelb_Shisp_WGS_1.0, whole genome shotgun sequence window:
- the LOC125216488 gene encoding ABC transporter G family member 21 isoform X1: MMPPEQENGVAATNQTDPPISTSNVSPCPEPDRVRFSVLRHSLHPITLKFEDVSYSIKIESGQGRGCCSSPKPKITRTILHGVSGTARPGELVAMLGPSGSGKTTLLTALGGRLPGKISGSITYNGGPFSSATKRRTGFVAQDDALYPHLTVLETLTYAALLKLPSSLTLREKAEQAEMVATELGLTRCGNSVIGGPLLRGVSGGERKRVSIGQEMLVNPSLLLLDEPTSGLDSTTAQRIIATLRWVARGGRTVITTIHQPSSRLFRMFDKVVVLSEGSPIYSGAASKAMDYFASIGYEPGFNFVNPADFLLDLANGVTPDPRQEDDDQYQEFHGRQDDLQSTKQFLIHSYKKNLHPLLKEEIHQQDQHDSTKSSSRLFMMYIGWDNQWTTNWWLQFKVLLSRGLKERKHESYSGLRMFQVMSVSILSGLLWWHSDANHIQDQVGLLFFFSIFWGFFPLFNAIFVFPLERPIIMRERSSGMYRLSSYYIARMVGDLPMELVLPTIFVTVTYWMGGLKPSLITFALTLAIVLLNVLVAQGLGLALGAILMDVKQATTLSSVLMLVFLLASGYYIQHIPMFIDWMRYISFSQYCYRLLVGVQYSVNEVYECGQGSCRAYDFPAIKSLQIHNMALDVAALVLMLLGYRVLAYLALRLGHQH, encoded by the exons ATGATGCCTCCCGAGCAAGAAAATGGTGTTGCAGCAACTAATCAAACCGACCCGCCCATTTCAACAAGTAATGTGAGTCCCTGCCCCGAACCCGACCGGGTCCGCTTCTCGGTCCTACGTCACTCCCTTCACCCCATCACTCTTAAG TTCGAGGACGTGTCGTATTCGATCAAGATAGAGAGCGGTCAAGGCCGGGGCTGCTGCTCATCGCCAAAGCCCAAGATCACCCGAACCATACTCCACGGCGTCAGCGGCACAGCCCGGCCCGGGGAGCTTGTGGCGATGCTTGGCCCATCCGGGAGCGGCAAGACAACCCTCTTGACCGCCCTGGGCGGGAGGCTGCCCGGGAAGATCTCGGGCAGCATAACCTACAATGGGGGGCCCTTCTCCAGTGCCACGAAGCGCCGCACTGGCTTCGTGGCGCAGGATGACGCGCTCTACCCGCACCTCACCGTGCTCGAGACGCTCACCTACGCCGCCCTGCTGAAGCTGCCCAGCTCCCTCACGCTGAGGGAGAAGGCAGAGCAGGCGGAGATGGTGGCGACCGAGCTCGGCCTCACGAGGTGCGGGAATAGCGTGATCGGGGGGCCATTGCTGCGCGGGGTGTCGGGCGGGGAGAGGAAGAGGGTCAGTATAGGTCAGGAAATGCTGGTGAACCCGAGCCTGTTGCTGCTCGATGAGCCCACCTCCGGCCTCGACTCCACCACAGCGCAGCGGATCATCGCCACGCTGCGCTGGGTGGCGCGTGGCGGGAGGACAGTCATCACCACTATACACCAGCCCTCGAGCAGGCTCTTCAGGATGTTTGATAAGGTGGTGGTGCTGTCGGAggggagccctatttatagcGGCGCCGCCTCCAAAGCTATGGATTATTTTGCTTCAATTGGATATGAGCCAGGGTTTAATTTCGTCAATCCTGCTGATTTTCTCTTGGATCTTGCTAATG GTGTCACTCCAGATCCAAGACAGGAAGATGATGATCAATATCAAGAATTCCATGGGAGGCAAGATGATCTTCAGTCAACCAAACAATTCCTCATTCACTCATACAAAAAGAATTTGCATCCTCTTCTCAAGGAAGAAATTCATCAACAAGACCAACACGATTCCACAAAATCATCATCAAGAT TATTCATGATGTATATAGGTTGGGACAATCAATGGACAACCAACTGGTGGTTGCAATTTAAGGTTTTACTAAGCAGAGGactaaaagaaagaaagcatGAATCATATTCTGGCTTAAGGATGTTCCAAGTCATGTCTGTTTCAATTCTATCTGGACTTCTATGGTGGCACTCCGACGCCAATCACATTCAAGATCAg GTGGGattgttgtttttcttctcaattttCTGGGGTTTCTTCCCGTTGTTCAATGCCATATTCGTGTTCCCTCTAGAGAGGCCGATAATCATGAGGGAGCGATCCTCGGGCATGTACCGCCTCTCGTCTTACTACATTGCAAGAATGGTTGGTGATCTACCAATGGAGCTAGTTCTACCCACCATATTTGTTACAGTCACATATTGGATGGGTGGCCTAAAGCCCTCCCTCATCACTTTTGCCCTAACACTAGCCATCGTCCTTCTGAACGTGCTAGTGGCCCAGGGGCTGGGGCTAGCCCTAGGCGCCATCTTGATGGATGTCAAACAAGCCACGACTCTCTCCTCGGTGTTGATGCTCGTGTTTTTACTGGCTAGCGGGTACTACATTCAGCACATACCAATGTTCATTGACTGGATGAGGTACATCTCCTTTTCCCAGTATTGCTATAGGCTCTTGGTCGGGGTACAGTACTCGGTGAACGAGGTGTACGAATGCGGGCAAGGATCGTGCAGGGCGTATGATTTTCCCGCCATAAAATCCCTCCAAATTCATAACATGGCGCTTGATGTGGCTGCTTTGGTGCTCATGCTTCTCGGGTATAGGGTTTTGGCTTATCTAGCTTTGAGGTTGGGACACCAACACTAA
- the LOC125216488 gene encoding ABC transporter G family member 21 isoform X2 encodes MMPPEQENGVAATNQTDPPISTSNVSPCPEPDRVRFSVLRHSLHPITLKFEDVSYSIKIESGQGRGCCSSPKPKITRTILHGVSGTARPGELVAMLGPSGSGKTTLLTALGGRLPGKISGSITYNGGPFSSATKRRTGFVAQDDALYPHLTVLETLTYAALLKLPSSLTLREKAEQAEMVATELGLTRCGNSVIGGPLLRGVSGGERKRVSIGQEMLVNPSLLLLDEPTSGLDSTTAQRIIATLRWVARGGRTVITTIHQPSSRLFRMFDKVVVLSEGSPIYSGAASKAMDYFASIGYEPGFNFVNPADFLLDLANGVTPDPRQEDDDQYQEFHGRQDDLQSTKQFLIHSYKKNLHPLLKEEIHQQDQHDSTKSSSRCWDNQWTTNWWLQFKVLLSRGLKERKHESYSGLRMFQVMSVSILSGLLWWHSDANHIQDQVGLLFFFSIFWGFFPLFNAIFVFPLERPIIMRERSSGMYRLSSYYIARMVGDLPMELVLPTIFVTVTYWMGGLKPSLITFALTLAIVLLNVLVAQGLGLALGAILMDVKQATTLSSVLMLVFLLASGYYIQHIPMFIDWMRYISFSQYCYRLLVGVQYSVNEVYECGQGSCRAYDFPAIKSLQIHNMALDVAALVLMLLGYRVLAYLALRLGHQH; translated from the exons ATGATGCCTCCCGAGCAAGAAAATGGTGTTGCAGCAACTAATCAAACCGACCCGCCCATTTCAACAAGTAATGTGAGTCCCTGCCCCGAACCCGACCGGGTCCGCTTCTCGGTCCTACGTCACTCCCTTCACCCCATCACTCTTAAG TTCGAGGACGTGTCGTATTCGATCAAGATAGAGAGCGGTCAAGGCCGGGGCTGCTGCTCATCGCCAAAGCCCAAGATCACCCGAACCATACTCCACGGCGTCAGCGGCACAGCCCGGCCCGGGGAGCTTGTGGCGATGCTTGGCCCATCCGGGAGCGGCAAGACAACCCTCTTGACCGCCCTGGGCGGGAGGCTGCCCGGGAAGATCTCGGGCAGCATAACCTACAATGGGGGGCCCTTCTCCAGTGCCACGAAGCGCCGCACTGGCTTCGTGGCGCAGGATGACGCGCTCTACCCGCACCTCACCGTGCTCGAGACGCTCACCTACGCCGCCCTGCTGAAGCTGCCCAGCTCCCTCACGCTGAGGGAGAAGGCAGAGCAGGCGGAGATGGTGGCGACCGAGCTCGGCCTCACGAGGTGCGGGAATAGCGTGATCGGGGGGCCATTGCTGCGCGGGGTGTCGGGCGGGGAGAGGAAGAGGGTCAGTATAGGTCAGGAAATGCTGGTGAACCCGAGCCTGTTGCTGCTCGATGAGCCCACCTCCGGCCTCGACTCCACCACAGCGCAGCGGATCATCGCCACGCTGCGCTGGGTGGCGCGTGGCGGGAGGACAGTCATCACCACTATACACCAGCCCTCGAGCAGGCTCTTCAGGATGTTTGATAAGGTGGTGGTGCTGTCGGAggggagccctatttatagcGGCGCCGCCTCCAAAGCTATGGATTATTTTGCTTCAATTGGATATGAGCCAGGGTTTAATTTCGTCAATCCTGCTGATTTTCTCTTGGATCTTGCTAATG GTGTCACTCCAGATCCAAGACAGGAAGATGATGATCAATATCAAGAATTCCATGGGAGGCAAGATGATCTTCAGTCAACCAAACAATTCCTCATTCACTCATACAAAAAGAATTTGCATCCTCTTCTCAAGGAAGAAATTCATCAACAAGACCAACACGATTCCACAAAATCATCATCAAGAT GTTGGGACAATCAATGGACAACCAACTGGTGGTTGCAATTTAAGGTTTTACTAAGCAGAGGactaaaagaaagaaagcatGAATCATATTCTGGCTTAAGGATGTTCCAAGTCATGTCTGTTTCAATTCTATCTGGACTTCTATGGTGGCACTCCGACGCCAATCACATTCAAGATCAg GTGGGattgttgtttttcttctcaattttCTGGGGTTTCTTCCCGTTGTTCAATGCCATATTCGTGTTCCCTCTAGAGAGGCCGATAATCATGAGGGAGCGATCCTCGGGCATGTACCGCCTCTCGTCTTACTACATTGCAAGAATGGTTGGTGATCTACCAATGGAGCTAGTTCTACCCACCATATTTGTTACAGTCACATATTGGATGGGTGGCCTAAAGCCCTCCCTCATCACTTTTGCCCTAACACTAGCCATCGTCCTTCTGAACGTGCTAGTGGCCCAGGGGCTGGGGCTAGCCCTAGGCGCCATCTTGATGGATGTCAAACAAGCCACGACTCTCTCCTCGGTGTTGATGCTCGTGTTTTTACTGGCTAGCGGGTACTACATTCAGCACATACCAATGTTCATTGACTGGATGAGGTACATCTCCTTTTCCCAGTATTGCTATAGGCTCTTGGTCGGGGTACAGTACTCGGTGAACGAGGTGTACGAATGCGGGCAAGGATCGTGCAGGGCGTATGATTTTCCCGCCATAAAATCCCTCCAAATTCATAACATGGCGCTTGATGTGGCTGCTTTGGTGCTCATGCTTCTCGGGTATAGGGTTTTGGCTTATCTAGCTTTGAGGTTGGGACACCAACACTAA